A window from Ignavibacteriota bacterium encodes these proteins:
- the nusA gene encoding transcription termination factor NusA: MNSSIVESFSYMVREKGLDKDVLGGIIEDVFGVLVKKQYGQEAKFEVVVNMDKGDIEIFLEREIVEEVNDPNTEISIDEVNAKGNEDELEVGEDFIEKIDLSAFGRRHINLARQNLNQRIREIEKEIVYKEYSEMIGEIVVGDIYQVRKNDILVNHNKNELILPRSEQILREKYRKGDTIRAVIKEIKKTQNGPVIVISRADNLFLKRLFEIEIPEIYDGIIEIKDIAREPGERAKVSVVSHDARIDAVGACVGMKGVRIHAIVRELSNENIDVINYSDDPIIYIQRAIAPAKIKQLELDEEEKSCTVTADSDQVSLLVGRNGVNIRLAIKLTGFEIEIIREEKHFDEYEDDIELVSLREELGSDIVDLLINNRFDTAVEVLSAGVDKLKDIEELDEAKAKEIIEIIKSQFEEEE, encoded by the coding sequence ATGAATAGTTCTATTGTTGAATCGTTTTCCTATATGGTAAGAGAAAAAGGTTTAGATAAAGACGTTCTCGGGGGAATTATAGAAGATGTTTTTGGCGTTCTTGTAAAAAAACAATACGGCCAAGAAGCTAAATTTGAAGTTGTTGTAAACATGGATAAAGGTGATATCGAAATTTTCCTTGAACGTGAAATTGTTGAAGAAGTTAATGATCCAAATACTGAAATTAGTATTGATGAGGTAAATGCAAAAGGGAACGAAGATGAACTTGAAGTTGGGGAAGATTTTATTGAAAAAATTGACTTAAGCGCATTTGGAAGAAGACATATAAATCTTGCTCGCCAAAACTTGAATCAGAGAATTAGAGAAATTGAAAAGGAAATAGTTTATAAAGAATATTCAGAAATGATTGGTGAAATTGTTGTTGGCGATATTTACCAAGTTAGAAAAAATGATATTCTTGTAAATCATAACAAGAATGAATTGATTTTACCTCGCTCAGAACAAATCTTAAGGGAAAAATATAGAAAAGGCGATACAATCCGCGCGGTAATTAAAGAAATTAAGAAAACTCAAAATGGTCCTGTAATAGTAATATCAAGAGCAGATAATCTTTTCTTAAAACGACTTTTCGAAATTGAAATTCCGGAAATTTATGATGGAATAATTGAAATAAAAGATATTGCAAGAGAACCCGGAGAAAGAGCAAAAGTTTCAGTTGTTTCGCATGATGCAAGAATTGATGCTGTTGGAGCTTGCGTTGGAATGAAAGGCGTACGAATTCATGCAATAGTTAGAGAACTAAGTAATGAAAATATTGATGTAATTAATTATTCTGATGATCCAATTATTTATATTCAGAGAGCAATTGCGCCTGCAAAAATAAAGCAATTGGAATTAGACGAAGAAGAAAAAAGCTGTACCGTTACTGCGGATAGTGATCAAGTCTCTTTACTTGTTGGAAGAAACGGCGTAAACATAAGACTCGCAATTAAATTAACTGGATTTGAAATTGAAATAATCCGTGAAGAAAAACATTTTGATGAATATGAAGATGACATAGAATTAGTAAGTCTTAGAGAAGAATTGGGTTCAGATATCGTTGATTTGCTTATTAACAACAGATTTGATACAGCCGTTGAAGTGCTTTCTGCTGGTGTTGATAAACTAAAAGACATTGAAGAACTGGACGAAGCAAAAGCAAAAGAAATTATTGAAATTATTAAAAGTCAATTTGAAGAAGAAGAATAA
- the hemW gene encoding radical SAM family heme chaperone HemW, with translation MKNTAIYIHIPFCDHKCIYCDFYSLINYENVEEYLKAIKTEINFYAKKYSENRIINTIFFGGGTPSYMTPNYIGEIINEISKNFKIAEKIEITLETNPGTVDKSKLIDFKKSGINRISIGIQTFDENELKFLTRIHDKKTAIQTVNFTAETGIENINIDLIFSLPNQTKKTWEENLNIAVNLPIKHISAYSLILEKGTILNKLVLDGKVKMASENYDAELYEFTMNFLEQENFIQYEISNFAKLAYECLHNKFYWEYNDYIGFGTAAHSFVNGKRWWNFSSLKKYISEIKINGNAIRDSEILTQNQKLEEYIMLSLRSKGINISEINKYSPEWYFEKKEIINSFINESYLVKNEDLLICSKKGYIICDEIISKLLLN, from the coding sequence TTGAAAAACACAGCAATTTATATCCACATCCCTTTCTGCGATCACAAATGTATTTATTGTGATTTCTACTCGCTCATTAATTACGAAAATGTTGAAGAATATTTGAAAGCTATAAAAACTGAAATAAATTTTTATGCAAAAAAATATTCTGAAAATAGAATTATAAATACTATTTTTTTTGGCGGAGGAACACCGTCTTATATGACTCCAAATTATATCGGTGAAATTATAAATGAAATTTCCAAGAACTTTAAAATTGCTGAAAAAATTGAAATTACACTCGAGACAAATCCCGGAACAGTTGATAAATCAAAATTGATTGATTTCAAAAAAAGTGGAATTAATCGAATTAGCATTGGCATTCAAACTTTTGATGAAAATGAATTAAAATTTCTTACAAGAATTCATGATAAAAAAACTGCAATTCAAACTGTAAATTTTACGGCAGAAACAGGAATTGAAAATATCAACATTGATTTAATTTTTAGTCTTCCAAATCAAACAAAAAAAACTTGGGAAGAAAATTTAAATATTGCTGTAAATCTGCCGATCAAACATATTTCTGCATATAGTTTGATTTTAGAAAAAGGTACAATTTTAAATAAATTAGTTTTAGATGGAAAAGTTAAAATGGCTTCTGAAAATTATGATGCCGAACTTTATGAATTTACAATGAATTTTTTAGAACAAGAAAATTTTATCCAATATGAAATTTCAAATTTTGCAAAACTTGCTTACGAATGTTTACACAATAAATTTTATTGGGAATATAATGATTATATCGGCTTTGGAACAGCAGCGCATTCTTTTGTAAACGGTAAAAGATGGTGGAATTTCTCAAGTCTTAAAAAATATATTTCTGAAATAAAAATTAATGGGAATGCAATAAGAGATTCTGAAATTTTAACACAAAATCAAAAACTTGAAGAATATATAATGCTAAGCCTTAGAAGTAAAGGAATTAATATTTCAGAAATTAATAAATATTCACCAGAATGGTATTTTGAAAAAAAAGAAATTATAAATAGCTTTATAAATGAAAGTTATCTGGTAAAAAATGAAGATTTACTTATCTGCAGTAAAAAAGGTTACATTATTTGCGATGAAATTATTTCTAAGCTGCTTTTAAATTAA
- the recN gene encoding DNA repair protein RecN, with amino-acid sequence MLTSLEIKDYALIEKIHVNFGSGLNIITGETGAGKSILIGALGLLLGERASTETVRKGAEKSVIEGIFEIGNNKKVSNLLEENEIVNNAELILRREISVKGSNRCFVNDTPVQLTFVKQIGNLLIDLHGQHDHQSLLNNETHIDFLDEFCDLENELLEYSKLRKRLSEILTQINSLKSNEKNLKEKVELYQFQLKEINSVSPIENEDVNIEKELIILENSEKLFETSSQIYSSLYDDENSVFEILTVIKNKIDELKKIDESFIPKFEDANSALELLKDVAHFTRDYKDKIDIDPEKIEELRNRAGAIYLLKKKYGGTLENVLKHKNKIEEELNIAENFSDKIESLTNDVNEIREKIKKIALIISEKRKKESSKIEKEIVKMLSFLGINDSQFKINFDYDKNNSTENFINLNSHKINLQNNGIDIVEFYISTNLGEDLKPLSKIASGGEISRVMLAIKSVLAKTEKLPLLIFDEIDTGVSGRIAQKVGKVLSGLSQSHQIISITHLPQIAAYANQHFSIEKEIKGERVISKLVKLNEENRITEIAKLLSGEHITKSNIEAAKELILNIRN; translated from the coding sequence ATGCTAACTTCATTAGAAATTAAAGATTACGCCCTTATTGAAAAAATTCATGTCAATTTTGGCAGCGGATTAAATATTATTACCGGCGAAACCGGAGCTGGTAAATCAATTTTAATTGGTGCTCTTGGTTTATTACTTGGCGAAAGAGCTTCAACAGAAACAGTTAGAAAAGGTGCTGAAAAATCTGTAATTGAAGGAATTTTTGAAATCGGAAATAATAAAAAAGTATCAAATTTGTTGGAAGAAAACGAAATTGTAAATAATGCAGAATTAATTTTAAGAAGGGAAATTTCCGTAAAAGGTTCAAATAGATGCTTTGTAAATGATACTCCGGTTCAGCTAACTTTTGTTAAACAAATTGGAAATTTGCTTATTGACCTACATGGACAGCATGATCACCAATCGCTTTTAAATAATGAAACTCATATAGATTTTCTTGATGAATTTTGTGATTTGGAAAATGAACTTTTGGAATATTCGAAATTAAGAAAAAGACTTTCAGAAATTTTAACGCAAATAAATTCTTTAAAATCGAATGAAAAAAATCTGAAAGAAAAAGTTGAGCTTTATCAATTTCAGTTAAAGGAAATTAATTCTGTTTCACCAATTGAAAATGAAGATGTAAATATTGAAAAAGAACTCATAATTTTAGAAAATTCAGAAAAACTTTTTGAAACTTCCTCACAAATTTATTCATCGCTTTACGATGATGAAAATTCAGTATTTGAAATTCTTACGGTAATTAAAAATAAAATTGATGAACTGAAGAAAATTGACGAAAGTTTTATCCCAAAATTTGAAGACGCAAATTCAGCTTTGGAATTGCTTAAGGATGTTGCACATTTTACTAGAGATTATAAAGATAAAATTGATATTGATCCCGAAAAAATTGAAGAATTGCGAAATAGAGCCGGAGCAATTTATTTACTCAAAAAGAAATATGGCGGAACTTTAGAAAATGTTTTAAAACACAAAAATAAAATTGAAGAAGAATTAAATATTGCTGAAAATTTTTCGGATAAAATTGAAAGTTTGACAAATGATGTTAATGAAATTAGAGAGAAGATTAAAAAAATTGCACTAATAATCAGCGAAAAACGAAAAAAAGAATCATCAAAAATTGAAAAGGAAATTGTAAAAATGTTGAGTTTCCTTGGAATTAATGATTCTCAATTTAAAATCAATTTTGATTACGATAAAAACAATTCAACCGAAAATTTTATAAATCTGAATTCGCACAAAATAAATCTGCAAAATAACGGAATTGATATTGTTGAATTTTATATTTCCACAAACTTAGGTGAAGATTTAAAACCGCTCTCCAAAATTGCTTCTGGAGGAGAAATTTCTCGCGTTATGCTGGCTATAAAATCCGTTCTTGCAAAAACTGAAAAACTTCCGTTATTAATTTTTGATGAAATTGATACTGGCGTTAGCGGAAGAATTGCTCAAAAAGTTGGTAAAGTTTTAAGCGGACTTTCACAATCTCATCAAATAATTTCCATTACACATCTTCCTCAAATTGCTGCTTATGCAAATCAACATTTCTCAATAGAGAAAGAAATAAAAGGTGAAAGAGTTATAAGCAAATTAGTTAAGTTAAATGAAGAAAATAGAATTACCGAAATTGCAAAACTTCTTAGCGGTGAACATATTACAAAAAGCAACATTGAAGCAGCCAAAGAATTAATTTTAAATATCAGAAATTGA
- a CDS encoding dicarboxylate/amino acid:cation symporter encodes MRKIALHWQILIALIIAIIYGIYFTEYVYFIEWMGKIFLRSLRMIILPLLLTSIISGVANIGSGENLGRLGIKTFAYYISTSLLAILVGLFFVNILKPGVGAELGLAKKVEGLNASTESLGDTIINIIPSNLFVAFTEGQMLSIIFFSLLFGFFITKVEKKYMLNLTEFFNSAFEVMMKMTMFIIKFTPLGILGIVAGIVAEQAGDVDSLLTIFGRLGIYMSAVLLGLFLHGTLTLPLILRFVGNVNPLKHFKSMRTPLLTAFSTSSSGATLPLTMEAVEHNSGVSNKITSFTLPLGATINMDGTALYECVAAIFIAQAYGVELTFVQQLIVIFTSLLASIGAASIPMAGLVMMTIILTALGLPLEGVGLILAVDRILDMCRTTINVWSDSCGAVVIAKSEGETLKV; translated from the coding sequence ATGAGAAAAATAGCATTACATTGGCAAATTTTAATTGCACTAATTATTGCAATAATTTACGGAATTTATTTTACCGAATATGTTTATTTTATTGAATGGATGGGCAAAATTTTTCTTAGATCACTAAGAATGATTATTCTTCCACTTTTGCTTACTTCAATAATTTCCGGTGTTGCTAATATTGGAAGTGGAGAAAATTTAGGTAGACTAGGAATTAAAACATTTGCATATTATATATCTACAAGTCTGCTTGCTATTTTAGTAGGCTTATTTTTTGTTAATATTTTGAAACCGGGTGTTGGTGCTGAGTTAGGTTTAGCAAAAAAAGTAGAAGGTCTAAATGCATCAACAGAATCGCTCGGAGACACTATAATAAATATTATTCCGTCTAATCTTTTTGTGGCGTTTACCGAAGGTCAGATGCTTTCAATCATTTTTTTCTCTTTACTTTTTGGGTTTTTTATAACAAAAGTCGAAAAAAAATATATGTTAAATTTAACAGAATTTTTCAATTCGGCATTTGAAGTAATGATGAAAATGACAATGTTTATTATAAAGTTTACTCCATTGGGAATTTTAGGAATTGTGGCCGGAATTGTTGCTGAGCAGGCTGGAGATGTTGATAGTTTACTAACTATTTTTGGCAGACTTGGCATTTATATGTCAGCAGTTTTATTGGGATTATTTTTACACGGAACCTTAACCTTACCTTTAATTTTAAGGTTTGTAGGTAATGTAAATCCATTAAAGCATTTTAAATCAATGAGAACACCATTGCTTACTGCATTTTCTACTTCATCATCCGGGGCCACTTTACCGCTTACAATGGAAGCTGTGGAACATAATTCGGGCGTTTCGAATAAAATTACTAGTTTTACTCTTCCGCTTGGAGCCACAATTAATATGGATGGGACAGCACTTTATGAATGTGTTGCGGCAATTTTTATTGCACAAGCTTATGGTGTTGAATTAACATTTGTTCAACAGCTCATTGTTATTTTTACTTCTTTACTTGCTTCAATTGGAGCAGCAAGTATACCAATGGCTGGTTTGGTTATGATGACTATTATTCTTACAGCCTTAGGTTTGCCTTTGGAAGGCGTTGGATTAATTTTAGCTGTTGATCGTATTTTAGATATGTGCAGAACAACAATTAATGTTTGGAGTGATAGCTGCGGTGCGGTTGTTATTGCCAAAAGTGAAGGTGAAACTTTAAAAGTATAG
- a CDS encoding putative phage abortive infection protein → MKTFDKKFWLSLVPIIILILLAGFTPYLFTRKEILGFCFSETGQIGDTIGGIFGPMIAIIAAILTYMAFWVQYKANIQLRDDIRIDRFETKFYEMLKLHRQNLSEIELDEMTGKKAIEAMFNELYYGFMIVKECLDGTYPLETRVFDRNLTKPEYKNDEKYLDLAFNVFFFGKQYFNRDHKNYNFIFDYNREFILKLFRVFHNISENNEFRRIHFSSLEPIVPKHKLFIGQSSNLGNYFRLLYQTVKHIDEMKQENITELDKYNYVKTLRAQLSNHEQLLLYYNSLSKMGEAWIKNNYIQKYKLIKNIPLPLADFGINPEEKFKKEILSYKEKGQKFFEMQ, encoded by the coding sequence ATGAAGACATTTGATAAAAAATTTTGGTTATCACTAGTTCCAATTATAATTCTAATACTATTAGCTGGATTTACACCATATCTGTTTACTAGAAAAGAAATACTTGGTTTTTGTTTTTCAGAGACAGGGCAAATAGGTGACACAATTGGTGGAATTTTTGGACCAATGATTGCAATAATTGCAGCAATACTCACTTACATGGCATTTTGGGTACAATACAAAGCAAATATTCAATTAAGGGATGATATTAGAATTGATCGTTTTGAAACTAAATTCTATGAAATGCTAAAATTACATAGACAAAATTTATCAGAAATTGAACTTGATGAAATGACTGGTAAAAAAGCTATTGAAGCAATGTTCAATGAATTGTATTATGGCTTTATGATTGTTAAGGAATGTTTAGATGGGACTTATCCACTAGAGACAAGAGTTTTTGATCGAAATTTAACCAAACCAGAATATAAAAATGATGAGAAGTATTTAGATTTAGCTTTTAATGTCTTCTTTTTTGGCAAACAATATTTTAACAGAGATCATAAAAATTATAATTTCATCTTTGATTATAATAGAGAATTTATATTAAAACTATTCAGAGTATTCCATAATATTAGCGAAAATAATGAGTTCAGACGTATTCACTTTTCTAGTCTTGAACCAATTGTTCCAAAACATAAACTATTTATTGGTCAAAGTTCAAATCTTGGAAATTATTTTCGTTTACTTTACCAAACTGTAAAACATATTGATGAAATGAAACAAGAAAATATTACTGAGTTAGATAAATATAATTATGTCAAAACTCTACGTGCTCAGTTATCAAATCATGAACAATTGTTATTGTACTATAATTCACTTTCTAAAATGGGAGAAGCTTGGATAAAAAATAATTATATTCAGAAATATAAATTGATCAAAAATATTCCACTCCCTTTAGCTGATTTTGGAATAAACCCCGAAGAAAAATTTAAAAAAGAAATTTTATCTTATAAGGAAAAAGGACAGAAATTTTTTGAAATGCAATGA
- the proC gene encoding pyrroline-5-carboxylate reductase, with product MSIKKTISIIGCGNIGTAIANGLVKSNYKSNKIFLTKRKPDDLVEFKSLGFKTTTDNNKAVLQSDIIILAVTPQQLNVVLEDIKSAIQPEKHIVMSVVSGASIKQIKKHLASEVPVVRVMPNTAIAIQESMTCICADEKDIESVKIAKEIFDSVGKTIQINEDLMGAATALCACGTAFFLRAVRAASQGGIEIGFHAHEALIMAAQTAKGASSMLLKEGKHPEREIDKVTTPQGITISGLNQMEHNGFSSSMIKGIVTAAEKAQKIYANND from the coding sequence ATGAGTATTAAAAAAACTATTTCAATTATTGGTTGCGGAAATATTGGCACTGCAATTGCAAATGGATTGGTTAAATCAAATTATAAATCAAATAAAATATTTTTGACAAAAAGAAAACCAGATGATTTAGTTGAGTTTAAGTCGCTTGGATTTAAAACAACAACAGATAATAATAAAGCGGTTTTACAATCAGATATAATAATTTTAGCAGTAACTCCTCAACAACTAAATGTTGTTTTGGAAGATATAAAATCTGCAATTCAACCAGAAAAACATATTGTAATGTCGGTTGTTTCTGGTGCTTCAATCAAGCAAATTAAAAAACATTTGGCAAGCGAAGTTCCGGTTGTGAGAGTTATGCCGAATACAGCAATTGCGATTCAGGAATCAATGACGTGTATTTGTGCAGATGAAAAAGATATAGAATCCGTTAAGATTGCCAAAGAAATTTTTGATTCGGTTGGAAAAACAATTCAGATTAATGAAGATTTAATGGGAGCCGCAACTGCATTGTGCGCTTGCGGAACAGCGTTTTTCTTGCGCGCAGTTCGTGCTGCATCTCAAGGTGGAATTGAAATTGGATTTCATGCACATGAGGCTTTAATAATGGCGGCACAAACAGCAAAAGGCGCTTCATCAATGCTGCTCAAAGAAGGAAAACATCCCGAACGAGAAATTGATAAAGTTACTACTCCGCAAGGAATTACAATTTCCGGTTTGAACCAAATGGAGCATAACGGATTTAGTTCATCTATGATTAAAGGAATTGTAACTGCTGCTGAGAAAGCACAAAAAATTTATGCAAATAATGATTAG
- a CDS encoding SAM-dependent DNA methyltransferase: protein MTDSATIVSKLWNYCNVLRDDGVSYGDYVEQLTYLLFLKMADEQTKPPFNREAIVPDKYNWQKLTTLDGDALEVQYRHTLENLAKEEGTLGIIFRKSQNKIQDPAKLKRLITLIESETWIGLDIDIKGEIYEGLLQKNAEDTKSGAGQYFTPRALIKAIVEVINPKPSETICDPASGTGGFLLVAHDYISHKYDLDIDQKKFLKSNTFFGNDIVDGVVRLCVMNLYLHGIEANISAEDSLVSDPGKRYNIVITNPPFGKKSSITVFNGEGKAEKESLVYERPDFWTTTSNKQLNFLQHIKTILDINGRAAVVLPDNVLFEGGAGEKVRKELLKQFDLHTILRLPTGIFYAQGVKANVLFFDKKPASETNWTKNVWIYDLRTNIHFTLKTNTLKYSDLEDFIKSFNSANRFERKESERFKPFTYEDIIKRDKTSLDIFWLKDESLEDTDNLPDPDILADEIADSLELALEQIREIQNFLTT, encoded by the coding sequence ATGACAGACTCAGCAACAATTGTATCAAAACTTTGGAATTATTGCAACGTGCTCCGTGATGACGGTGTTAGTTATGGAGATTATGTAGAACAATTAACCTATCTCCTATTCCTAAAAATGGCAGATGAACAAACTAAACCACCATTTAACAGAGAAGCAATTGTTCCAGATAAATATAACTGGCAAAAACTTACTACTCTAGACGGTGATGCTTTAGAAGTCCAATACCGACATACGTTAGAAAACCTTGCAAAAGAAGAAGGAACACTTGGAATAATATTTCGTAAATCTCAAAATAAAATTCAAGATCCAGCAAAACTAAAAAGGCTAATAACACTTATAGAAAGTGAAACTTGGATTGGCTTAGACATTGATATTAAAGGTGAAATTTACGAAGGACTATTGCAAAAGAATGCTGAAGATACCAAAAGTGGAGCTGGTCAATATTTTACACCAAGAGCGCTAATAAAAGCAATTGTTGAAGTTATAAATCCAAAACCAAGTGAAACAATTTGTGATCCTGCTTCTGGTACTGGCGGATTTTTGTTAGTAGCGCATGATTACATTTCTCATAAATATGATTTAGATATAGACCAAAAGAAATTTCTAAAAAGTAATACTTTTTTTGGTAATGATATTGTCGATGGAGTTGTAAGACTTTGCGTAATGAATTTATATCTTCATGGTATTGAAGCAAATATTTCAGCTGAAGATAGTTTAGTTTCTGATCCTGGTAAGAGATATAATATTGTAATTACCAATCCACCTTTCGGAAAGAAGAGCAGCATAACTGTATTTAATGGTGAAGGTAAAGCTGAGAAAGAATCTTTGGTTTATGAAAGACCAGACTTCTGGACTACCACTTCAAACAAGCAATTAAACTTCTTACAGCACATTAAAACGATTCTTGATATAAACGGAAGAGCAGCCGTAGTACTCCCAGATAATGTTTTATTTGAAGGCGGGGCTGGTGAAAAAGTTCGTAAAGAATTACTCAAGCAATTTGATTTGCATACAATCTTAAGATTGCCTACTGGAATTTTTTATGCACAAGGAGTAAAAGCTAATGTATTATTCTTTGATAAAAAACCAGCAAGTGAAACTAACTGGACAAAAAATGTTTGGATTTATGATTTACGAACAAATATTCATTTTACATTAAAGACTAATACACTGAAATATTCAGACTTAGAAGATTTCATCAAATCCTTTAACTCAGCTAACAGATTTGAAAGAAAAGAATCGGAAAGGTTCAAACCATTCACCTACGAGGATATAATCAAAAGAGACAAGACTAGTTTGGATATTTTCTGGTTAAAAGATGAGTCCTTAGAAGACACCGACAACTTACCAGATCCAGATATTCTTGCTGATGAAATAGCAGATAGTTTAGAATTAGCTTTAGAACAAATTAGAGAAATACAAAATTTTTTGACGACATAA